The Salvelinus fontinalis isolate EN_2023a chromosome 31, ASM2944872v1, whole genome shotgun sequence genome has a window encoding:
- the LOC129829747 gene encoding hepatocyte nuclear factor 4-alpha-like isoform X2 → MDMADYSDALDPAYTTLEFENMHVLSMGSDSSPAESANMNAANHLGVGTLCAICGDRATGKHYGASSCDGCKGFFRRSVRKNHMYSCRFSRQCIVDKDKRNQCRYCRLKKCFRAGMKKEAVQNERDRISTRRSSYEDSSLPSINALIQADVLSRQISSPGPILNGDIRTKKIATITDVCESMKQQLLVLVEWAKYIPAFCDLPLDDQVALLRAHAGENLLIGAAKRSMLYKDLLLLGNDHIIPRNCPEMEVSRVAVRILDELVLSFQELQIDDNEYACLKAIVFFDPDAKGLSDPGKIKRMRYQVQVSLEDYINDRQYDSRGRFGELLLLLPTLQSITWQMIEQIQFVKLFGMAKIDNLLQEMLLGGSANEAHHTPHSLHPHLVQEHLSNNVIVSSNMATSIHNGQISTPGTPIPSPPTASSSEHYKMAQGVIATVPKHPISIPQLTITKQEAI, encoded by the exons ATGGATATGGCAGACTATAGCGATGCCCTGGACCCAGCCTACACCACCCTGGAGTTTGAAAACATGCATGTGCTCTCCATGGGCTCAG ACTCCTCGCCGGCTGAGAGTGCCAACATGAATGCAGCCAACCACCTCGGAGTGGGCACCCTGTGTGCCATCTGTGGGGACAGGGCCACGGGCAAACACTATGGGGCCTCCAGCTGTGACGGCTGCAAAGGCTTCTTCCGTCGGAGCGTTCGTAAAAACCACATGTATTCATGCAG GTTCAGCAGACAGTGCATTGTGGACAAAGACAAGAGGAATCAATGCAGATACTGTCGATTGAAGAAATGCTTTCGAGCTGGCATGAAAAAAGAAG CTGTACAAAACGAGAGAGACAGAATCAGCACTAGGAGATCTAGCTATGAAGACAGCAGTTTACCATCTATCAATGCACTTATCCAGGCAGATGTACTCTCAAGACAG ATATCCTCACCTGGACCTATACTGAATGGTGACATCAGGACAAAAAAGATAGCGACCATCACAGATGTGTGTGAATCAATGAAACAGCAGCTGCTGGTGTTGGTGGAATGGGCCAAGTACATCCCTGCGTTCTGTGACCTGCCACTGGATGACCAG GTGGCATTGCTGCGAGCCCATGCAGGAGAGAATCTTCTTATTGGAGCTGCAAAGAGGTCTATGTTGTACAAGGACCTCCTGTTACTAG GAAATGACCACATTATTCCCCGGAACTGCCCGGAGATGGAAGTGTCCCGGGTAGCAGTGAGGATTCTGGACGAGCTAGTGCTGTCCTTCCAGGAACTCCAGATAGATGACAATGAATACGCTTGTTTGAAAGCCATTGTTTTCTTCGATCCAG aTGCCAAAGGTCTGAGTGACCCAGGTAAGATCAAGCGGATGCGGTACCAGGTTCAGGTCAGCCTAGAGGACTACATCAACGACCGGCAGTATGACTCCCGGGGACGCTTCGGAgagctgctcctgctgctgcccACACTACAAAGCATCACCTGGCAGATGATCGAACAGATACagtttgtcaaactctttggcaTGGCCAAGATTGACAACCTGCTCCAAGAGATGCTCTTAGGAG GTTCTGCTAATGAGGCACATCACACACCTCACTCTCTGCATCCACATCTGGTTCAGGAACACCTCAGCAACAATGTCATCGTTTCAAGCAACATGGCTACTTCCATCCACAATGGCCAAATCT CCACTCCTGGAACCCCAatcccctctcctcccacagCCTCCAGTTCAGAACACTATAAGATGGCTCAAGGGGTTATAGCCACTGTGCCCAAGCATCCTATCTCCATCCCTCAGCTCACCATCACCAAGCAAGAAGCCATCTAA
- the LOC129829747 gene encoding hepatocyte nuclear factor 4-alpha-like isoform X1 gives MDMADYSDALDPAYTTLEFENMHVLSMGSDSSPAESANMNAANHLGVGTLCAICGDRATGKHYGASSCDGCKGFFRRSVRKNHMYSCRFSRQCIVDKDKRNQCRYCRLKKCFRAGMKKEGIQFIQLHSNAVQNERDRISTRRSSYEDSSLPSINALIQADVLSRQISSPGPILNGDIRTKKIATITDVCESMKQQLLVLVEWAKYIPAFCDLPLDDQVALLRAHAGENLLIGAAKRSMLYKDLLLLGNDHIIPRNCPEMEVSRVAVRILDELVLSFQELQIDDNEYACLKAIVFFDPDAKGLSDPGKIKRMRYQVQVSLEDYINDRQYDSRGRFGELLLLLPTLQSITWQMIEQIQFVKLFGMAKIDNLLQEMLLGGSANEAHHTPHSLHPHLVQEHLSNNVIVSSNMATSIHNGQISTPGTPIPSPPTASSSEHYKMAQGVIATVPKHPISIPQLTITKQEAI, from the exons ATGGATATGGCAGACTATAGCGATGCCCTGGACCCAGCCTACACCACCCTGGAGTTTGAAAACATGCATGTGCTCTCCATGGGCTCAG ACTCCTCGCCGGCTGAGAGTGCCAACATGAATGCAGCCAACCACCTCGGAGTGGGCACCCTGTGTGCCATCTGTGGGGACAGGGCCACGGGCAAACACTATGGGGCCTCCAGCTGTGACGGCTGCAAAGGCTTCTTCCGTCGGAGCGTTCGTAAAAACCACATGTATTCATGCAG GTTCAGCAGACAGTGCATTGTGGACAAAGACAAGAGGAATCAATGCAGATACTGTCGATTGAAGAAATGCTTTCGAGCTGGCATGAAAAAAGAAGGTATACAATTCATTCAACTTCATTCAAATG CTGTACAAAACGAGAGAGACAGAATCAGCACTAGGAGATCTAGCTATGAAGACAGCAGTTTACCATCTATCAATGCACTTATCCAGGCAGATGTACTCTCAAGACAG ATATCCTCACCTGGACCTATACTGAATGGTGACATCAGGACAAAAAAGATAGCGACCATCACAGATGTGTGTGAATCAATGAAACAGCAGCTGCTGGTGTTGGTGGAATGGGCCAAGTACATCCCTGCGTTCTGTGACCTGCCACTGGATGACCAG GTGGCATTGCTGCGAGCCCATGCAGGAGAGAATCTTCTTATTGGAGCTGCAAAGAGGTCTATGTTGTACAAGGACCTCCTGTTACTAG GAAATGACCACATTATTCCCCGGAACTGCCCGGAGATGGAAGTGTCCCGGGTAGCAGTGAGGATTCTGGACGAGCTAGTGCTGTCCTTCCAGGAACTCCAGATAGATGACAATGAATACGCTTGTTTGAAAGCCATTGTTTTCTTCGATCCAG aTGCCAAAGGTCTGAGTGACCCAGGTAAGATCAAGCGGATGCGGTACCAGGTTCAGGTCAGCCTAGAGGACTACATCAACGACCGGCAGTATGACTCCCGGGGACGCTTCGGAgagctgctcctgctgctgcccACACTACAAAGCATCACCTGGCAGATGATCGAACAGATACagtttgtcaaactctttggcaTGGCCAAGATTGACAACCTGCTCCAAGAGATGCTCTTAGGAG GTTCTGCTAATGAGGCACATCACACACCTCACTCTCTGCATCCACATCTGGTTCAGGAACACCTCAGCAACAATGTCATCGTTTCAAGCAACATGGCTACTTCCATCCACAATGGCCAAATCT CCACTCCTGGAACCCCAatcccctctcctcccacagCCTCCAGTTCAGAACACTATAAGATGGCTCAAGGGGTTATAGCCACTGTGCCCAAGCATCCTATCTCCATCCCTCAGCTCACCATCACCAAGCAAGAAGCCATCTAA